The Primulina eburnea isolate SZY01 chromosome 13, ASM2296580v1, whole genome shotgun sequence genome includes a region encoding these proteins:
- the LOC140809317 gene encoding uncharacterized protein, whose product MTQKGNLFKGQKKNKSIPLNRHGKPPSTRKGKRVVKPSKLTKQMDADKELSKFINHCNEVKAAAFATKDGGNLSIVKQPDSTTSAKK is encoded by the exons ATGACGCAAAAGGGGAATCTGTTCAAAGGGCAGAAGAAAAATAAATCGATTCCGCTCAATCGCCACGGGAAACCACCTTCGACTCGTAAAG GGAAGAGAGTGGTGAAGCCCTCCAAGTTGACTAAACAGATGGACGCTGACAAG GAGCTTAGCAAGTTTATAAATCACTGCAATGAGGTCAAAGCTGCTGCTTTTGCCACCAAAGACGGCGGTAACTTGAGTATCGTTAAGCAGCCAGATTCCACTACCAGTGCCAAGAAATAG